Genomic window (Paraglaciecola psychrophila 170):
CATTGACCCTTAGTTCTTTAACAAAATACATTGCTGGGCATGGCAACGTATTAGGCGGTGTAGTCGTAGACACCGGGTTGTTCGATTGGAGTAGTTTTGAAAATATTCTGCCTATATACAGAGGCCCAGATAAAACCCAATGGGGGCTTACTCAAATTCGTAAAAGAGGCCTTAGGGACATGGGGGCGACGTTGTCACCTGAGTCAGCCCATGCTATTTCCATTGGCTTAGAAACCCTCGTCTTGCGAACGGATAAAGTATGTGAAAATGCTTTGCGTTTAGCCTCTTACCTGCATAATCATGATAAAGTTTCAGCTGTTTATTACCCCGGCTTAGCGGATCATCCTCAGCACTTCTTAGCAAGAGAATATTTTGACGGTTACGGAGGGGTATTGAGTTTAGATTTAGTTGAAGATATCGACCCTATCGAATTTTTAAATGCATTAAAATTAGTGATCTGCGCCACACATTTAGGTGATACCCGTACCTTAGCTTTGCCAGTTGCCTCTACCATCTATTTCGAAAGTAGTGCCAAAGAAAGACAACAGATGGGTGTAAATGACAACATGATCAGAATGTCGATTGGCATAGAGGATATTGACGATATAGTCGCTGATTTTGAACAGGCCTTTGCGCAGTTTTAGACTCACCCCTAGCTCACGTCTTACGGCTAAAAAGCTAGAGGTCAAGATAAGAAAATTATAAACTATAGAGGAAAAAAGGCACTAGGTACCGAACACAGAAGTTAAAAAACGTATCTTTTTTTCCTCTGCTTAGCATAAGCGCTCCTTTGCTTCTGTGGTAAGTCGGCCTTATCTTTTCTTCGTCAGCTAATATTGAGCGGCAATTGATTGCGTAGTTTAGATTAGTTCAAAACTTGTGGTGATTGCTACATTTCCAGTCAGCATCAACATGACTGAACAATATTTTTCAACTGATAACTGAACAGCTCTGGCCACATTTTTTCAGTTAAATCTTTGCCTTTCACAATGTAATGAGCATGAATTGCAGTAAAAACCCGTGGTGCCTCTTCTGCTCTTTTTGCATCAAGTTGACATACACAATCATCCACTTGCTTTCTTAAGGATATCTACCAAGTCAGTAGATGAACAGGCACCGACAGATAACAAAACTGACTAATAGGGTCATCGTTTCACTATTACCGTCCAACTCTAAAGTTTTTCTGTATCTGTTTTGCAGGTAAATTGTAAATTTTCTTGCTAACTAACCGTTGCTTTCATAGTTTCCGTTCTTTCTCTTATTCCTTTACTTTTTAACGAGTGTTATTTTAGTCTTGTCTAATAAAATACGTTTTTGCCTAAACAAAGACCCAATCGCTTTTTTATACACATTTTTGCTTACTTTAAAACGCCGCGATATTTCGTCAGCTGAACTCTTATCGGTTAAAGTAGATAGACCATCATGTGCAATTAAGTCTTCTATTATTTGTTCTTCTAAGGTGTTGCGGGCAGTTGGGTCATGAAACTGAAAACACAAATCAATTTTGCCATCTTCGCGAATACGCTTAATAAAGCCTTTCATTGAATGACCAATTTTAATTGGCTGAAAAACTTCATCTCTGAATATCAAACCAAGGTGTGAACCATCGATAATAGCCTTGTAACCCATATCTGTTTGCCCACATATCAGTAACTCAACTTCTTGCTTCTCTTCAAAAGTGCCGCCTTCATCACACGACTCTTCATACAAAAAATCTTTGAGTTTGGTAGATGCTGCAAGCCGGCCAGTTTCTTCATCACAAAATACATAAACTACATAAGAGACCCCTTCAGACATAGGGTAATCTTGTTCACTAAATGGTACCAATAAGTCTTTTTCTAATCCCCAATCTAAAAACACACCTACTTTGGTGATACTGACAACTTTTAAATACGCACAATGATCAACAAACACCTTGGGACGTCTGATGGTGGCGATAAGACGATCATCACTATCATGATAAATAAACGCATTCACCATATCCCCTAATTTACAGCCCAAGGGCGCATTTTTAGTAGGTAGTAAAATTTGACCTTTATCGCCTGCGTCTAGGTAGAAACCAAAGGGCACTTCATTGACGACTTCTAGGTTATTGAATTTTCCAACTTGCGACATGTTTTGCTGAGTATCTGTAACGAAATTATATGCATATTGTAACTGACCAATAGATTAAGAAATATAAAAACAATGGTTTTTTTGCTAAATGGATCGATTTATTCATGGCATAATTAGCGTATTAGGTAATAGTTTTTAATATGGTGTTTTATGGCAGATTATAACAATATTGTATTTTTACATGGGCAGTTTATGCCTATGTCTGAAGCCAAAATATCGCCTATGGATCGCGGTTTTTTGTTTGGTGATGGCATATATGAAGTGGTGCCATCCTACGATGCTAAGTTAGTGGGTTTTGGCTTACATATCGAGCGTATGCAAAACGGCCTTGATGCTATTGGTATAAAATTAAATATGGGAGTGGATGATTGGCGTAATATTGCTCAAAATTTAATTGAAAAAAATGGTAAAGGCAATTTAGGTTTATACCTTCATGTTAGCCGAGGTGCGGATGTGAAACGTTTTCATGCTTTCCCTGAGAATATTCAACCTACTGTGTTTGCTTATGCCTTCACGATCCCCGCGCCACCTATCGCCGATAAGTTAAAGGTCAAACAATATAGCGTCACCAGTACTGAAGATTTACGTTGGAAACGTTGCCAGATAAAATCGACTTCATTATTAGGCAATGTGATGCACTTTCAACAAGGTCGTGAAGCCGGCGTTGATGAAACCATTTTATATAACCAGCGTGACGAGTTAACAGAAGCCAGCGCCTGCAATGTGTTTGTTGTCAAGAATGATGTGATAATGACACCACCTTTAGATAACCAATTACTGCCCGGTATTACCCGTAATATGGTACTAGATATATTACGTAAAGATGGCACATTACACATACAAGAAAGACCGATAAGCATGACCGAAGTCCACGCTGCGGATGAGCTTTGGTTAACCAGCTCAAGCAAAGAAATTGCACCTGTGGTTGAGCTAGATGGACAACCAGTAGGCAATGGCAGAGTGGGCGATATTTGGCAACTTGCGCAGACATTATATTCCGCGAATAAACATAATTATTAAAAAGTTTTACTAACAATACTTGGAATATAAATAACCCGTATGTCTCGACCTTCCAAAATTATTATTGATTTAGCCGCTATACAGGCCAATTGTCGCTTAGCCCAATCTATTGCGCCCCATTCTAAAACCGTTGCCGTGATAAAAGCGGACGCCTATGGACATGGCGCTGTTGAGGTGGCCAAATCATTAGAGCCACAAGTTGAAATGTTTACTGTGTCTTGTCTTGAAGAAGCTTTAGTTCTGCGTGAAAACGGCATAAGTAAACCCATCTTATTGCTTGAGGGCTGTTTTGATATAAGTGAATTAAAGATTGCGGCTGACAATCAATGCGAACTTGTTGTGCATAGCCGTTTACAACTAGAACAACTAATTGATACCCCTCTTAAAACAGCTATAAATATTTGGTTGAAAATTGACACGGGAATGCACAGGTTAGGAATTTCACCTCAAGAGGTTGGAGCTGTATATGCCAAGCTGGCGGCCTCAAAGAACGTAAAAAATATAGTTTTAATGACACATTTTGCCCATTCTGATCATATAGGTGGGGAACACACTGCTATGCAAATAAGTCGATTTGAAGACTGTATTCAGCCCATTGTTGCTAATGCTAATCAAAAAGTAGAACTAAGTATGGCTAACTCTGCAGCGTTGTTAGCTTGGTATCAGACCAGAATGGATTGGAATCGACCAGGGATCATGTTGTACGGTTTGAGTCCTTTTGCGGGGCCTATTGAAGCTGCCTCTAAGCTTATCCCTGCCATGAACTTTGAGTCACAAGTGATAGCTTTGCGAGATGTGTCAACTGGTGAATCTGTGGGTTATGGTTGCACATGGGAGGCAAAACGGCCTTCTGTTATTGCCACGATTGCTGTTGGTTATGGTGATGGTTACCCCCGAACAGCCAAGTCGGGCACACCCGTTTTAATAAACAAACAGCGTGCGCCGCTGGCGGGTAGGGTGTCTATGGATTTGATCACAGTGGATGTTACCGACCTCGCCAATGTTCAAATTGGCGATAACGTTTTGTTATGGGGTAAGGAGTTATCAGCTAATGAAGTGGCAAGTTGGGCGGGTACTATTGGTTATGAATTGGTGACACGCATGCCTAGACGGGTTACTAGGCACTTTGTTAGCTAAAATTGTACTGGTGAATTTAATTTAAACGAATTAACATTCAGCGACTAAAACGGCTCTAAGCGGGGCAGGGTAACCCTCAATGGTTTTACTGTGATCGTTCGGGTCAAGAAAGTCTACTAATGATTGACTATCCATCCACTCTGTTGTCCTTTGTTCTTGTAGAGCGGTGGATGCCACATCCACCACGCGAATATTTTTAAAACCGACTCTTCGCAGCCATAGGGTTAAAGCGGCAGTACTGGGCAAATACCACACATTACGCATTTGTGCATAACGCTCACCGGGCATGAATACTGTTTGCTCATCGCCTTCTACTACTAAGGTTTCAAGTACTAGTTCTCCGCCTTTACGCAATTGATTTTTTAACTGGTATAAAAAGTCTATGGGGCTGCGTCTGTGATATAACACGCCCATTGAAAACACTGTGTCAAACGCTTTGAGTTCAGGTAATTGTTCCACACCTATCGGTAATAAGTGAATCCGTGGATCAGGATTAAAGTGTTTAATCGCTTGGAATTGCATTAAAAAAAGTTGCGATGGATCCGCACCCACTACCATTTTTGCGTGTTCACCTAACATGCGCCACATATGATAACCACTGCCACAGCCTACATCTAGAACATAACGATCTTTAAGAGAATGTATGTGAGGTTGCACTCGGTTCCATTTCCAGTCGGAACGCCACTCAGTATCGACATGAATACCATGCAGATGAAAAGGCCCTTTGCGCCAAGGCGTAAATTGCTTAAGCAATCCTATTATCTGTTTTTGCGTGTATTCACTGATATCACTTGAAACACCAAATTTGACCGTGTCTTTAAGTTCAATTGATGATGGTTCAGTGGTAGGTAACTTGTGAAGCAACTTTACCCATTTTGTAAAATCACCATGTAACTGTTCTTTTTGCCAAGTCGCAATTTGAGCCGGTAACACTTCCAACCAATGACTTAAAGGTGAGTCAGCAATGTGTTTGTAAAAATCATTGAACCAATTAACAGCCAAGTGGCCTCCTAATGAATAACCGCAGCTTAGAGCTGCGAGATTTTAGCTTAAAGCAAAATATAAAAAGCCAATAAAGGATTTCATTTATAACAAATGATGCCACTTTTTATTGACAGTAAACTGATATGAAAATATTTTAAGTCACGCATTGCGACCTACTAAAAAGATAAGAGCAAAAGAATGTAAACCACTGGTAAAAAAGGTCACGGAGCATAAAAGTGTATAAAACTTTGCTCTATGAAGCGTTAGCGCCCGTTTTCTTCTGTGGTAAATCAATTTTATCTTTTATCTTTTATCTCGAATCGCGATGCAACTGAAACCGAATATTTTTAGCCCTTAATTACCACCATGGACGCAAAATTAAAACAGGTAAACCAGCGTACAATATCTGTAAAACCCACTAGTGTTAATCTGTCTTTGTGTTGCTCAAAGGTCTCGGTGCGCATGACGTCTTCTAATGCTGTGCGTTTTTGGCTTATTTCTAATTCGCTATAACCGTTTCTGCGTTTAAATTCGTGGTGCAGGTCAATGACCAAATCATTACCTTGTTCAGTATCATGACTTATCTTTTCAGATAACAATAAAACACCACCAGGATTTAATCCGGCATATATTTTATGCATAATATCGATGCGTTGCTCTGGCGGGATGAATTGCAAGGTAAAATTCATAACTACACAAGATGCATTTTTAATATCAATGTTTTGGATATCATCACAAATTACACTTATTGGTGTGGCCGCTTTAAAAGCCTGTACATGTAACTCACAACGCTGAGCCATGGCAGGAGAGTTATCAATCGCTAGAATTTGGCAGTTATCGCTTTGTATATATTTGCTAGCAGCTAAACTCGCAGCCCCTAATGAACACCCTAAGTCGTATATATTACTGTCAGGTTGCGCGTAGCGAGCGCAAATTTGACCTATGGTATCAACTATCGTGCTGTATCCAGGCACAGAACGTTGGATCATATCAGGAAATACTTCTGCCACCGATTGATCAAATCGAAATTCACTAACTTGTTGCGGCTGAGAATAAATGGTGTCTTTAACGTCTTGCATGATGGCGTGATGACCTAAATAAAAATAACGCGTAATTCTACCTGTGCAATCTAATTCAAGCAATTTCCATTCATAGCCACTTACGAGCTACTGTTTGAGTTTGAAGTAGCTTAATAAACATACGATTTTTTAGAAAAAACCAATTGAACTTGTGAATTAGGTCATAAATGTAAATTATGCCTTCATAATCAGAGACTAAAGTATTAGTCTCTGATTAAAGACCAGTTAAGACCAAGGTATTAGTCCTTACTGGAAGAGTAATAATAATTTAAACGGGCTGAGTTCAGTGGCGAAGTTTTTAATAGCAGATGATCATCCTCTTTACAGAGAAGCATTGAAATCGGCACTGCGGCCATTATTTGAGAACGTCGAGATCATTCAATCTGATGGTTTAGTTTCGACATTAGAGGCGCTACAGCAAAATTCAGATTTTGATCTAGTACTATTAGATTTAAATATGCCGGGTTGTGATAACTTTTATGGTTTAATCAGAGTCTCTCAAGATTTTCCTCATGTTCCTGTGGCTGTCGTCTCAGCAAGTGATTCAGTTGAAGTGGTATCTAAAGTCATGAGCCTAGGTGCTAAGGGATTTATCCCAAAAGCGGCTCCCACTCAGACTATAGCAGATGCATTGAAACAAATAATGGACGGCAATAATTGGTTACCAGAGGGCATGGAAACTTCTATTGAAGATGATGCTCCAGTGATTAATATTGCTAAGCTTGTAGGTGAATTGACACCCAAACAATTCCAAGTATTAAAATTATTGCAAAATGGTCTACTTAACAAACAAATCGCCTTTGATTTGAATATTACCGAGGCTACTGTCAAAGCACATATCAGTGCTGTTTTCAGAAAACTCAATGTTAATACCCGCACTCAAGCTGTGTTGCTCTTGAAAAATTTGGATACCCCTTAGTAATTAGCTGTGATAACTACTAGCTTGCCTCTAACTGATTTGCATCGACACCTCGATGGTAATATTCGGCCGTCAACCATTTGGCAGCTTGCTCAAGAATTTTCTATCCCACTGCAGCAGCAAAACTTAGAAGAGCTTATTCAAGCGACGCAAGTCCAATTTAAAACGACCGACCTTTTGGCTTTTTTGCAGCAAATGGAACTGGGTGTCTCAGTGTTAGCCTCAGAGCAAGCTTGTTATAGAGTGGCATATGAAAATGTCGAAGATGCTAAGCGGGCAGGTCTCACTTATGTAGAATTACGCTTTTCGCCAGTTTTTATGGCACAGGCCCATAATCTTCCCATTGAGCAAGTGGTTGATGCTGTTGTCGCTGGCTGCAAAGCAGGCAGTAAAAAATTTGGTGTACCCGTTAATCTCATTGGCATATTAAGTCGCAGTTACGGTGAAGCAACTTGTTATCAAGAGCTTTGGGCATTGCTCAGAGCCAAAGACGATATAGTGGCGCTAGATTTGGCAGGTGATGAAAAAGGCTTTCCTGCTATCAGGTTTAAACAACATTTTAAATTAGCCAGAGATGCCGGCTGGAACATTACTGTGCACGCTGGTGAAGCCGACGGACCACACAGTATTTGGCAAGCAATTGATGAGTTAGGCGCAACGCGGATTGGCCATAGTGTGGCGGCACGAAAAGATCCTCATTTAATGGATTTTATGGCGAAAAATGACATCAGCATAGAGTGCTGTTTGACTTCCAACTTTCAAACCGGTGCTTTTACTGATATTGCCCATCACCCGATTAAAACCTTCATCGAAAGGGGCATTGTGGTGACGTTGAATACCGACGATCCCGGTGTGTCGGGCATTGAGATTGCTGATGAGTACAGGTTAGCTAGGGAGGTTGTGGGGTTGTCTGCTAAGCAGCTTGCTCAGATACAGTTGAATGGGGTTGAGGTGGCGTTTGCGGGGGATAGTGTTAAGTGGGAGTTGTTGAGTCAATCTCGTTAAGCTTTTCTTTTTATATTTTATACTGCGTTAAAGTATGCGCTGACGTGTTGTGGTTGAATTAGCCGGACACTTCAATAAAGGATTATAATCCTGTTAATTGAGGTGAATATGACTAAACGAACAAACAAGCATTATCCAGCAGAATTTAAGTAAGAAGCGGTTGCTCTGGTAATTGAGCAAGATTACTCAATCGTGCAAGCAGCTGCATCTTTGGGCGTGACAGACAAACTACTTTACAACTGGGCAGCCAAACATAAGAAACAAGCACAAGGTGATGTGTTGTCTGGTGATGAACGGGCAGAGTTAATTCAGCTCAGGAAGGATAATAAACGTCTACACATGAAGCGTAAAATCCTAAAAAAGGCAAGTGCCTTCTTCGCGAAAGAAATGAAGTAAGATATTCTTTTATAAGTGAGCTTGATGCTAAATATCCTGTGTCAGTTGCTTGTAAAGTGATGGAAGTGAGTTCGTCAGCATACTACGTATGGCTAAAAAGACCGGGTGAACTCATAGTCGCTCAAACACTTAGACTGTATCGACGAGCAAAAATATTATTCAAGGCGAGTCGAAACAGTTGAGGCAGCGCAGAGCTTGCTAAAGCACTACGCAAAGAAGGCTTTGAGATAACACGTTATCGCGCCATTAAGCTAATGGAGCGGCTTAAATTAGTTGTGACTCGGAGAATAGTTTATAAAGTGACAACCAAGCGAAAACACAGTGATAGAGGCTCTCAGTATACGAGTACAGGCTTTAGAAACTTGCTGTCGCGATTAGGTTGTCGAGCCCAGCATGGGTGACGTTGGAGCTTGCTGGGATAATGATGTTGTGGAGCGTTTCTTTGGAAGTATAAAGCATGATTGGTTGTTTAAAGTACCGCAGCCAACTTGATGACATATGCGAGAAGATGTGACTAGGTACATGAAATATTACAATGTTGAGCGACTGCATTCAGCCAATTTGGATCAA
Coding sequences:
- a CDS encoding cystathionine gamma-synthase family protein; translated protein: MKNKGFTTRLVHADRLLNSPESGAVHQATNNSVLFEYKDAQGLVDVFQGKKTGHVYSRSSSGSNTALQNILTHLEGGIGAITFSTGMAAITATMLSLFKAGDHLIVSHFLFGNTRSFAETMQSLGIELSFVDVTDVQNVKQAFKHNTKAVYLETIANPVTQVADLRAIGQFCESKKVLFLVDNTMTPANIFSANSVLASLTLSSLTKYIAGHGNVLGGVVVDTGLFDWSSFENILPIYRGPDKTQWGLTQIRKRGLRDMGATLSPESAHAISIGLETLVLRTDKVCENALRLASYLHNHDKVSAVYYPGLADHPQHFLAREYFDGYGGVLSLDLVEDIDPIEFLNALKLVICATHLGDTRTLALPVASTIYFESSAKERQQMGVNDNMIRMSIGIEDIDDIVADFEQAFAQF
- a CDS encoding CvfB family protein gives rise to the protein MSQVGKFNNLEVVNEVPFGFYLDAGDKGQILLPTKNAPLGCKLGDMVNAFIYHDSDDRLIATIRRPKVFVDHCAYLKVVSITKVGVFLDWGLEKDLLVPFSEQDYPMSEGVSYVVYVFCDEETGRLAASTKLKDFLYEESCDEGGTFEEKQEVELLICGQTDMGYKAIIDGSHLGLIFRDEVFQPIKIGHSMKGFIKRIREDGKIDLCFQFHDPTARNTLEEQIIEDLIAHDGLSTLTDKSSADEISRRFKVSKNVYKKAIGSLFRQKRILLDKTKITLVKK
- a CDS encoding aminotransferase class IV; the encoded protein is MADYNNIVFLHGQFMPMSEAKISPMDRGFLFGDGIYEVVPSYDAKLVGFGLHIERMQNGLDAIGIKLNMGVDDWRNIAQNLIEKNGKGNLGLYLHVSRGADVKRFHAFPENIQPTVFAYAFTIPAPPIADKLKVKQYSVTSTEDLRWKRCQIKSTSLLGNVMHFQQGREAGVDETILYNQRDELTEASACNVFVVKNDVIMTPPLDNQLLPGITRNMVLDILRKDGTLHIQERPISMTEVHAADELWLTSSSKEIAPVVELDGQPVGNGRVGDIWQLAQTLYSANKHNY
- the alr gene encoding alanine racemase; protein product: MSRPSKIIIDLAAIQANCRLAQSIAPHSKTVAVIKADAYGHGAVEVAKSLEPQVEMFTVSCLEEALVLRENGISKPILLLEGCFDISELKIAADNQCELVVHSRLQLEQLIDTPLKTAINIWLKIDTGMHRLGISPQEVGAVYAKLAASKNVKNIVLMTHFAHSDHIGGEHTAMQISRFEDCIQPIVANANQKVELSMANSAALLAWYQTRMDWNRPGIMLYGLSPFAGPIEAASKLIPAMNFESQVIALRDVSTGESVGYGCTWEAKRPSVIATIAVGYGDGYPRTAKSGTPVLINKQRAPLAGRVSMDLITVDVTDLANVQIGDNVLLWGKELSANEVASWAGTIGYELVTRMPRRVTRHFVS
- the cmoB gene encoding tRNA 5-methoxyuridine(34)/uridine 5-oxyacetic acid(34) synthase CmoB codes for the protein MAVNWFNDFYKHIADSPLSHWLEVLPAQIATWQKEQLHGDFTKWVKLLHKLPTTEPSSIELKDTVKFGVSSDISEYTQKQIIGLLKQFTPWRKGPFHLHGIHVDTEWRSDWKWNRVQPHIHSLKDRYVLDVGCGSGYHMWRMLGEHAKMVVGADPSQLFLMQFQAIKHFNPDPRIHLLPIGVEQLPELKAFDTVFSMGVLYHRRSPIDFLYQLKNQLRKGGELVLETLVVEGDEQTVFMPGERYAQMRNVWYLPSTAALTLWLRRVGFKNIRVVDVASTALQEQRTTEWMDSQSLVDFLDPNDHSKTIEGYPAPLRAVLVAEC
- the cmoA gene encoding carboxy-S-adenosyl-L-methionine synthase CmoA; the protein is MQDVKDTIYSQPQQVSEFRFDQSVAEVFPDMIQRSVPGYSTIVDTIGQICARYAQPDSNIYDLGCSLGAASLAASKYIQSDNCQILAIDNSPAMAQRCELHVQAFKAATPISVICDDIQNIDIKNASCVVMNFTLQFIPPEQRIDIMHKIYAGLNPGGVLLLSEKISHDTEQGNDLVIDLHHEFKRRNGYSELEISQKRTALEDVMRTETFEQHKDRLTLVGFTDIVRWFTCFNFASMVVIKG
- a CDS encoding response regulator transcription factor encodes the protein MAKFLIADDHPLYREALKSALRPLFENVEIIQSDGLVSTLEALQQNSDFDLVLLDLNMPGCDNFYGLIRVSQDFPHVPVAVVSASDSVEVVSKVMSLGAKGFIPKAAPTQTIADALKQIMDGNNWLPEGMETSIEDDAPVINIAKLVGELTPKQFQVLKLLQNGLLNKQIAFDLNITEATVKAHISAVFRKLNVNTRTQAVLLLKNLDTP
- the add gene encoding adenosine deaminase, with the translated sequence MITTSLPLTDLHRHLDGNIRPSTIWQLAQEFSIPLQQQNLEELIQATQVQFKTTDLLAFLQQMELGVSVLASEQACYRVAYENVEDAKRAGLTYVELRFSPVFMAQAHNLPIEQVVDAVVAGCKAGSKKFGVPVNLIGILSRSYGEATCYQELWALLRAKDDIVALDLAGDEKGFPAIRFKQHFKLARDAGWNITVHAGEADGPHSIWQAIDELGATRIGHSVAARKDPHLMDFMAKNDISIECCLTSNFQTGAFTDIAHHPIKTFIERGIVVTLNTDDPGVSGIEIADEYRLAREVVGLSAKQLAQIQLNGVEVAFAGDSVKWELLSQSR